Sequence from the Symbiopectobacterium purcellii genome:
GCGAATGAATCCCGATGAGCTTACTCAAGTAATTGATTCAGTTGACAAATCTGCCCGGAGCAGATTTGAACGCCACTAGCGGCGGCCTCGTAAAAGGTGAGGCCCAGGGATGGGCCGAATAACGAGCGCCGCCAACGCATCTGCAGCTTGAAGTATCACGGGTATACACATTCAATTACCGTGCACCCCGGAAGTAGGCTATGATGCTGACGACCTTCACAGCGCAATCCGGCGTAATGAAAATATACAGCATAGTGGGTTCTGCCACGCACAGCGCTCCGCGTCCGCCCGTCACCCAGGCACGCTCTGGCGTTGCCTATGGGCGCTATCACCGTTGTCATGGCTGCGACATGCTATTTCTGCTTCCGGCAATGCGCAAAGGGGAGTATGCCACCTGCCCGCAATGTTCCACCCGCGTCGGTTCCGGGCGCGATTGGTCAATGACACGACTGGCCGCGATGGCCAAGGCGATGTTGTTGTTAATGCCTTTCGCCTATACAGCCCCCCTGCTCGATATCCGACTGCTGGGTGTTGCGATCAATGCCAGCCTGTTTGAAGGCATCTGGCAGATGACCAGGCAAGGACACCCGGTCACCGCCAGTATGGTGGCGTTCTGTACCGTAGGCGTACCGATTACGCTGATGATTTCCCTGCTTTATCTCTTTTTTGCCCCGCGCATGGGTATGAATCTGCGGCCGATTCTGCTGTTGCTGGAAAAATTGAAAGCCTGGATGATGCTCGATATTTATCTGGTCGGACTGGCCGTTGCAGCCATCAAGATCCGCGAGTTTTCCGATATTGAGATAGGCCATGGCTTGGTGGCCTATCTCACTTTGACTCTGCTGAGTCTGTTAACCTTGATTCACCTCAATCCAGATCAACTCTGGCTGCGTTTCTACCCACGGCTGCATCCGGTGATCAACCCGGAGCGTTATCGCCTGTGTCTGGCCTGCCATTTCACTAGCGCACCGGACACTCGAGGGCGTTGCCCACGCTGCAATACCCCACTACGAGCACGTCGGCGCCACAGCCTGCAAAAATCGTGGGCGGCCTTGATCAGCGCCATCGTATTTCTGGTGCCCGCCAACCTGCTGCCCATCTCGATTCTCTACGTCAATGGTGCACGCAAAGAGGACACTATCCTGTCAGGCATTCTCTCGCTGGCAAACGGCAATGTGCCTGTCGCGGCGGTGGTTTTTATCGCCAGTATACTGGTGCCCTTCACCAAGGTTATCGTGCTGAGCACCCTGCTGTTGAGCATACATCTGCACACGCAACGCGCTATCATGACGCGCATGCGCCTGTTACGCGCCATGATCTGGATTGGCCGCTGGTCGATGCTGGATCTGTTCGTCATCGCCTTGATGATGTCGCTGGTAAATCGCGACCAACTGTTGGCTTTTACCTTAGGCCCGGCGGCCTTCTATTTTGGTGCGGCCGTTATTTTGACCATTCTCGCTGCGGAATGGCTGGATAGCCGATTAATGTGGGATACCCATGGAACACGATTCAACAACACCCGAATCAACACGAACCGCGATTAAGCATAGGCGTCGTATATCGCCGTTCTGGCTACTGCCCTTTATTGCACTGCTGATTGCCGGCTGGTTGCTCTACACCAACCAGCAAGAGCGCGGCACCACGGTCACCATTGATTTTATCTCTGCTGACGGCATCGTGGCTGGCAGAACCCCGGTGCGTTATCAAGGTGTCGAAATCGGGACGGTACAAAACATTTCGCTGAGTGAAGACCTGCGTACCATTCAGGTTGAAGCCAGCATTAAAAGTGACATGAAAGAAGCGTTACGCAGCGGGACACAATTCTGGCTGGTAACCCCCAAAGCCTCATTAGCTGGCGTTTCCGGCCTTGACGCCCTGGTTGGCGGTAACTATATCGGTATGATGCCCGGCCCCGGCGAGCCACAGGCACACTTTTCTGCGCTGGATACTCAACCGAAATACCGGGCTAACAGCGGGGAGTTGCTGGTGCATCTGCATGCCGATGACTTAGGGTCACTCAACGCGGGCTCGCTGGTGTATTACCGCAAGATCCCCGTCGGAAAAGTGTACGATTACACCGTAACGCCAGATAATAAAGGCGTGACAGTTGATGTTCTGATTGAGCGCCGCTTCACGCATTTAATCAAGAAAGAGAGCC
This genomic interval carries:
- the yebS gene encoding membrane integrity lipid transport subunit YebS is translated as MKIYSIVGSATHSAPRPPVTQARSGVAYGRYHRCHGCDMLFLLPAMRKGEYATCPQCSTRVGSGRDWSMTRLAAMAKAMLLLMPFAYTAPLLDIRLLGVAINASLFEGIWQMTRQGHPVTASMVAFCTVGVPITLMISLLYLFFAPRMGMNLRPILLLLEKLKAWMMLDIYLVGLAVAAIKIREFSDIEIGHGLVAYLTLTLLSLLTLIHLNPDQLWLRFYPRLHPVINPERYRLCLACHFTSAPDTRGRCPRCNTPLRARRRHSLQKSWAALISAIVFLVPANLLPISILYVNGARKEDTILSGILSLANGNVPVAAVVFIASILVPFTKVIVLSTLLLSIHLHTQRAIMTRMRLLRAMIWIGRWSMLDLFVIALMMSLVNRDQLLAFTLGPAAFYFGAAVILTILAAEWLDSRLMWDTHGTRFNNTRINTNRD